Proteins from a genomic interval of Betta splendens chromosome 10, fBetSpl5.4, whole genome shotgun sequence:
- the LOC129604705 gene encoding uncharacterized protein LOC129604705 yields MGKKETAPNKRSRPSDSPESPGASSADKNITDILESIEKKITSFDARLALVELLHKEFMALRDSLEFSQQQVISLATENEALKGTVQSLTEDVAQLAAENKKIKEGIIDLQARSMRDNLVFSGIPEQAEENTETTIKNFIKQQMKIPAEVVDKMAFHRSHRLGGRRPDGQRPRPIVAKFHDFKQKELVKSRGRQLKGTDYSVNDQFPKEILDRRRRLFPIRKRFMAEGCRAVISVDKLYVNGELYRDREATPWLY; encoded by the coding sequence atggggaaaaaggagacggctccaaacaagcgttcccgtccgtctgactcacctgagtcacctggagctagctcggcggataaaaacatcacggacatcctggagtccatcgaaaaaaaaataacaagtttcgacgcacgtctggcgctagtggaactcctccacaaagagtttatggccctccgcgactccctggaatttagccagcagcaggtgatttctctcgccaccgagaacgaggccctgaaaggaacggtgcagtccctgacggaggatgtggctcagctagcggccgaaaataaaaaaataaaagaaggtatcatcgatctgcaggcccgcagcatgagggacaacctggtgttctcggggattccagaacaggcggaggaaaacacggaaaccacaattaaaaacttcattaaacaacagatgaagatcccagcggaagttgttgacaagatggcgttccaccgttcgcatagactaggaggaagacgaccggatggccagcgtcctcgacccatcgttgccaagtttcatgactttaagcagaaggaactggttaagagccggggcagacagctgaagggaaccgactacagcgtcaacgaccagttccccaaggagatcctcgaccgccgccgccgactgttccccatccgtaagaggttcatggcagaaggctgcagggccgtcatcagcgtcgacaaactgtacgtcaacggagagctctaccgggaccgggaagcaactccgtggctctactag
- the tcof1 gene encoding nucleolar and coiled-body phosphoprotein 1, producing the protein MSASASEHELIQLIHGHLKEHGFQSAAEELRRLSPQGESKISTSLLEIYNSWLKDSKKKRRSDSVKHSSSKSEQKATASKASPAGKLKKKKDKPVKKTKTQKKSVQAKKKSAKNVIKAKKSPKKAAATSGGDDSDSDSSLDVEKWKKRVLEMTDDDITKMEIINALDLSAPQPQKKRVRKPRAKPPGGTDGQNKKGAVTRTPAKIITPKKSSPKKAVSLSASQSQENDVTTVEDTPATPTPAVSPLKHTGAKEKKKSVTPSKENADETTSEPKKKHKKKASEDKASEDGADGKEKDTEDKKENIDVSEQGLSDKPLKEKKTKKNSSKSETGEEMMEQNSHGSAENELPEPTASGKEAQKKKQGEINSQGSSEEVVEEIKVKKKKKKKAEKTENPEDNVIEEQENSEQVTEGEDKQNTEQITEKKPKKKKKKADNEEMSEQSKEESVAEKKAKKKRVDSEETPKHVEVEKETNEEERMERVDDVSNNKVEEETGKNTAEKKAKKKKRAEPEEHVEEEAENKIKKKREKRNHDEKHSELVVEEKKRKKNKEKVEHNGEISDRPVEEKEITQRPENSDIEENPDQNNKVKKKRKKDLNSADAEPTLPATPETLDPPTEKKKKKIKLKSVKDLQCLTHTP; encoded by the exons ATGTCTGCGAGCGCTTCAGAGCACGAGCTGATCCAGCTGATCCACGGCCATTTGAAGGAGCATGGGTTCCAGTCGGCGGCAGAGGAGCTCCGGAGGCTCAGCCCACAG gGGGAGTCTAAAATATCAACATCACTATTAGAAATCTACAATTCCTGGTTAAA AGACTCTAAAAAGAAACGACGGTCTGACTCCGTTAAACACTCCAGCTCCAAATCAGAGCAAAAAGCAACAGCTTCAAAAGCTTCTCCTGCTG gcaaactgaagaaaaagaaggataaacctgtaaaaaaaacaaaaacacaaaaaaag TCTGTACAAGCAAAGAAGAAATCTGCCAAAAATGTCATCAAGGCAAAGAAATCCCCAAAGAAAGCTGCAGCAACTTCTGGTGGGGATGATTCAGACTCTGACAGTAGTCTGGATGTGGAGAAATGGAAGAAACGTGTCTTAGAGATGACAg ACGATGACATAACCAAGATGGAAATTATCAATGCTCTAGACTTGTCTGCACCACAGCCCCAGAAAAAGAGAGTGAGAAAGCCACGAGCTAAGCCTCCTGGAGGGACTGatggacaaaacaaaaagggagcTGTGACAAGGACACCTGCAAAGATTATTACACCCAAGAAGAGCAGTCCAAAAAAGGCTGTGAGCTTGTCTGCCTCTCAGAGCCAGGAGAACGATGTCACCACTGTGGAAGACACGCCAGCTACACCTACGCCTGCTGTGTCACCTTTGAAACACACAGGAgccaaagagaaaaagaagtcTGTGACTCCCAGCAAAGAAAACGCTGATGAGACAACATCCGAGCCCAAGAAGAAGCACAAGAAGAAAGCTAGTGAGGACAAAGCTTCTGAGGATGGTGcagatggaaaagaaaaagacactgAAGACAAGAAGGAAAATATAGATGTCTCAGAACAAGGGTTAAGTGATAAACCtctgaaagagaagaagacaaagaaaaacagcagtaaGAGCGAGACAGGAGAAGAAATGATGGAGCAAAACAGCCATGGAAGTGCTGAGAATGAGCTGCCAGAGCCAACAGCAAGTGGAAAGgaagcacagaagaagaaacagggGGAAATTAATAGTCAGGGAAGTTCTGAGGAGGTAGTTgaagaaataaaagtaaagaagaagaaaaaaaagaaggctgaaaaaacagaaaatccaGAAGACAATGTTATAGAAGAGCAAGAAAATTCAGAGCAAGTGACAGAAggtgaagacaaacaaaacactgagcaGATAACTGAAAAGAaaccaaagaaaaagaagaagaaagctgaTAATGAGGAAATGTCAGAACAAAGTAAAGAAGAAAGTGTTGcagaaaaaaaggcaaagaagAAGAGAGTTGATAGTGAGGAAACACCTAAACATGTTGAAGTGGAGAAAGAAACGAATGAAGAAGAGCGGATGGAGAGAGTTGATGATGTGTCTAATAATAAAGtggaagaggagacaggaaaAAATACTGcagaaaagaaagcaaagaagaagaagagagctgAACCTGAAGAACAcgttgaggaggaggcagaaaataaaataaagaagaaacgGGAGAAAAGGAATCACGATGAGAAGCATTCAGAACTGGTagttgaagaaaagaaaagaaagaaaaacaaagagaaagttGAACATAATGGGGAAATATCAGATCGGCCCGTTGAAGAGAAGGAAATCACACAAAGACCAGAGAACAGTGACATAGAGGAGAACCCTGACCAAAACAATAaggtgaaaaagaaaaggaagaaggacCTGAATTCAGCCGATGCAGAGCCAACACTACCAGCCACCCCTGAGACTCTAGATCCTccaacagagaagaagaaaa AGAAAATCAAGTTGAAATCAGTGAAGGACCTGCAGTGTTTGACCCATACACCTTAG
- the LOC114863992 gene encoding transmembrane and coiled-coil domain-containing protein 6-like isoform X1 encodes MRTQKKTFPTWCRSCRRGYRHAAADTSERWRPNGTTDPTRNMWRLNKVRHKSGRQGDSLEELRLKRREHERALRQARRDRQLVSRRLLLTEDEDQAEVTMDTASEGQGVVDVFHKIHHSGPDREAHMKVLSKALRDPSAQLTFIKLENSMHLLVGLLTGSDARCRLQAARCLHELSRSPHRDVAPACLPATSYLLTYLSGQSTRFTELCLYTLGNLCPDSEVVQQKLLAQGIIPALASCMEIQRHNPAVVEAVGFTLSQLLQTNDAAVKVIPTVLASSLPAQLLSVLAPDPNFALAPAIESAWCLHYLTSSSRDNKELLSRGALLRCSSLLVSLGGAEGNKEEGLELLVCPLLRCVGNLLCCCPVEELNTAVADPQLVICLCALLQTYLQTQPALARESAWVLNNLTAHSNTFCSALLTFNLVSGMIHLLPFSQGINTLILRVLANIAHKKKDFCVQLAQLGLLSALCATLKMADQEMVTLSLDVLFMLVVSAPQVAEEFVQQGGVSLLEAIQYNSKGEMRGRATYLLEHHLLSQ; translated from the exons ATGCGGACGCAGAAGAAGACGTTTCCTACCTGGTGCCGAAGCTGCAGGAGAGGCTACAGACACGCTGCAGCTGACACAAGTGAACGCTGGAGACCTAACGGAACCACTGACCCAACAAGAAACATGTGGAGGCTGAACAAAGTTCGCCACAAATCTGGACGGCAAGGCGACAGCTTGGAGGAGCTGCGACTAAAACGGAGGGAGCACGAACGAG CTCTGAGACAGGCCCgcagagacagacagctggTGAGCAGGAGACTGCTGCTGACTGAGGATGAGGACCAGGCAGAGGTCACCATGGACACCGCCTCAGAGGGACAG GGAGTCGTTGACGTGTTCCACAAAATCCACCACAGCGGACCGGACAGAGAGGCCCACATGAAAGTTCTGAGTAAAGCTCTCCGGGACCCCTCGGCGCAGCTCACCTTCATTAA ATTGGAGAACAGCATGCACCTGCTGGTCGGCCTCCTCACGGGCTCTGACGCCCGCTGCCGTCTGCAGGCAGCTCGGTGTCTTCACGAGCTGTCTCGCTCTCCCCACAGGGACGTGGCCCCAGCCTGTCTCCCCGCCACGTCCTACCTGCTCACCTACCTGTCTGGCCAGAGCACCAGGTTCACA gaACTGTGTCTCTACACGCTGGGCAACCTGTGCCCAGACAGTGAGGTGGTACAACAGAAACTCCTGGCCCAGGGAATCATACCAGCTTTGGCCAGTTGTATGgag ATCCAGAGACATAATCCAGCGGTGGTGGAAGCAGTGGGATTCACACTCTCTCAGCTTCTCCAGACAAATGATGCAGCAGTGAAAGTAATCCC GACGGTGCTGGCCTCCAGCTTACCTGCACAACTGTTATCAGTCCTGGCCCCTGATCCAAACTTTGCCCTGGCGCCTGCCATTGAGAGCGCGTGGTGTCTGCACTACCTCACAAGCAG CTCTCGGGATAATAAAGAACTTCTGTCTCGTGGGGCCCTGTTGCGGTGCAGTTCCTTGTTAGTGTCACTAGGTGGTGCTGaaggaaacaaagaggaaggatTAGAGCTG CTCGTCTGTCCTCTGCTGCGCTGTGTGGGAAACCTCCTGTGCTGCTGCccagtggaggagctgaacaCTGCGGTGGCGGATCCCCAGCTTGTTATTTGTCTGTGTGCGCTTCTTCAGACCTACCTGCAGACACAGCCGGCTTTGGCCAGAGAGAGCGCATGGGTCCTCAACAACCTCACAG CTCACTCCAACACTTTCTGCTCCGCTCTGTTAACTTTTAACCTGGTCTCCGGAATGATCCATCTTCTGCCTTTCTCTCAAGGCATTAATACACTG ATCCTCAGGGTCCTTGCAAACATCGCTCACAAGAAGAAGGACTTCTGCGTGCAGCTGGCCCAGCTCGGCCTACTGTCTGCACTGTGTGCCACGCTGAAAATGGCCGACCAAGAAATGGTGACCCTGAGCCTGGACGTCCTCTTCATGCTCGTAGTTAGCGCTCCACAG GTGGCCGAAGAGTTTGTGCAGCAGGGTGGAGTTTCACTGCTAGAAGCCATTCAGTACAACAGTaaaggagagatgagaggaagagCAACCTACCTCCTAGAGCATCACCTGCTGTCCCAGTGA
- the LOC114863992 gene encoding transmembrane and coiled-coil domain-containing protein 6-like isoform X2: protein MDTASEGQGVVDVFHKIHHSGPDREAHMKVLSKALRDPSAQLTFIKLENSMHLLVGLLTGSDARCRLQAARCLHELSRSPHRDVAPACLPATSYLLTYLSGQSTRFTELCLYTLGNLCPDSEVVQQKLLAQGIIPALASCMEIQRHNPAVVEAVGFTLSQLLQTNDAAVKVIPTVLASSLPAQLLSVLAPDPNFALAPAIESAWCLHYLTSSSRDNKELLSRGALLRCSSLLVSLGGAEGNKEEGLELLVCPLLRCVGNLLCCCPVEELNTAVADPQLVICLCALLQTYLQTQPALARESAWVLNNLTAHSNTFCSALLTFNLVSGMIHLLPFSQGINTLILRVLANIAHKKKDFCVQLAQLGLLSALCATLKMADQEMVTLSLDVLFMLVVSAPQVAEEFVQQGGVSLLEAIQYNSKGEMRGRATYLLEHHLLSQ, encoded by the exons ATGGACACCGCCTCAGAGGGACAG GGAGTCGTTGACGTGTTCCACAAAATCCACCACAGCGGACCGGACAGAGAGGCCCACATGAAAGTTCTGAGTAAAGCTCTCCGGGACCCCTCGGCGCAGCTCACCTTCATTAA ATTGGAGAACAGCATGCACCTGCTGGTCGGCCTCCTCACGGGCTCTGACGCCCGCTGCCGTCTGCAGGCAGCTCGGTGTCTTCACGAGCTGTCTCGCTCTCCCCACAGGGACGTGGCCCCAGCCTGTCTCCCCGCCACGTCCTACCTGCTCACCTACCTGTCTGGCCAGAGCACCAGGTTCACA gaACTGTGTCTCTACACGCTGGGCAACCTGTGCCCAGACAGTGAGGTGGTACAACAGAAACTCCTGGCCCAGGGAATCATACCAGCTTTGGCCAGTTGTATGgag ATCCAGAGACATAATCCAGCGGTGGTGGAAGCAGTGGGATTCACACTCTCTCAGCTTCTCCAGACAAATGATGCAGCAGTGAAAGTAATCCC GACGGTGCTGGCCTCCAGCTTACCTGCACAACTGTTATCAGTCCTGGCCCCTGATCCAAACTTTGCCCTGGCGCCTGCCATTGAGAGCGCGTGGTGTCTGCACTACCTCACAAGCAG CTCTCGGGATAATAAAGAACTTCTGTCTCGTGGGGCCCTGTTGCGGTGCAGTTCCTTGTTAGTGTCACTAGGTGGTGCTGaaggaaacaaagaggaaggatTAGAGCTG CTCGTCTGTCCTCTGCTGCGCTGTGTGGGAAACCTCCTGTGCTGCTGCccagtggaggagctgaacaCTGCGGTGGCGGATCCCCAGCTTGTTATTTGTCTGTGTGCGCTTCTTCAGACCTACCTGCAGACACAGCCGGCTTTGGCCAGAGAGAGCGCATGGGTCCTCAACAACCTCACAG CTCACTCCAACACTTTCTGCTCCGCTCTGTTAACTTTTAACCTGGTCTCCGGAATGATCCATCTTCTGCCTTTCTCTCAAGGCATTAATACACTG ATCCTCAGGGTCCTTGCAAACATCGCTCACAAGAAGAAGGACTTCTGCGTGCAGCTGGCCCAGCTCGGCCTACTGTCTGCACTGTGTGCCACGCTGAAAATGGCCGACCAAGAAATGGTGACCCTGAGCCTGGACGTCCTCTTCATGCTCGTAGTTAGCGCTCCACAG GTGGCCGAAGAGTTTGTGCAGCAGGGTGGAGTTTCACTGCTAGAAGCCATTCAGTACAACAGTaaaggagagatgagaggaagagCAACCTACCTCCTAGAGCATCACCTGCTGTCCCAGTGA
- the LOC114864007 gene encoding uncharacterized protein LOC114864007: MEGAEPAAGGATTGRRGDPGADDAVLMSSKPLHRFVQREPGSLGIVLVVCGCAEILMGFHLAAEPLVSSYKLYIPIWEGALFLISGNLSIYTERQPSKKMVTVTLSMYLVSFFGVLVSFSYRVFCFSYLHHTSRWRHGDWLFYQTNQLVAVEGVLFVTSVCVGVILIFLSCVARLALRSTRTQVIVHCVPAAPQSETTTD, encoded by the exons ATGGAGGGCGCAGAGCCAGCGGCTGGTGGCGCAACAACAGGAAGACGCGGGGACCCGGGGGCGGACGACGCGGTGCTGATGTCCAGCAAGCCGCTGCACCGCTTCGTGCAGAGGGAGCCCGGGAGCCTCGGG ATCGTCCTGGTCGTGTGCGGCTGTGCGGAGATCCTGATGGGATTCCACCTGGCCGCCGAACCGCTCGTGAGCTCCTATAAGCTCTACATCCCAATCTGGGAGGGAGCACTG TTTCTTATCAGTGGGAACCTGTCGATCTACACTGAGAGACAGCCGTCCAAGAAGATG GTGACCGTGACTTTGTCCATGTATTTGGTCTCCTTCTTTGGGGTCCTCGTCTCCTTCAGCTACAGGGTGTTCTGCTTCAGTTACCTCCACCACACCTCCCGATGGCGGCACGGCGACTGGCTCTTCTACCAAACC AACCAGCTCGTCGCCGTCGAGGGCGTGCTGTTCGTCACCTCCGTGTGCGTGGGCGTGATTCTCATCTTCCTGAGCTGCGTTGCCCGTTTGGCACTAAGATCCACAAGGACCCAG GTCATTGTCCATTGCGTCCCAGCGGCACCACAGAGCGAAACCACTACAGACTGA
- the LOC114863996 gene encoding fructose-bisphosphate aldolase B translates to MTHQFPSLSPEQKKELSDIAQRIVAPGKGILAADESTGTMGKRLQNIKVENNEENRRSFRDLLFSADASLSNSIGGVIFFHETLYQKSDGGKLFPKVIKDQGIVVGIKVDKGTAALNGTDAETTTQGLDGLSERCAQYKKDGCDFAKWRCVLKISDGCPSPLSISENANVLARYASICQQNGLVPIVEPEILPDGDHDLKRCQYVTEKVLAAVYKALSDHHVYLEGTLLKPNMVTAGHSCPTRFTPQQVAMATVTALRRTVPAAVPGICFLSGGQSEEEASVNLNAINQVPLHRPWKLTFSYGRALQASALAAWQGKAANKKAAQDAFFSRAKINGLASKGEYKPSGSADQASTQSLYTASYVY, encoded by the exons ATGACTCATCAGTTCCCATCCCTGTCACCGGAGCAGAAGAAGGAGCTCTCTGACATCGCTCAGAGGATCGTGGCTCCAGGAAAGGGAATCCTAGCTGCAGATGAATCGACAG GCACCATGGGAAAGCGTCTCCAGAACATCAAGGTGGAGAACAACGAGGAGAACCGTCGCAGCTTCCGCGACCTCCTGTTCTCTGCCGACGCCTCCCTCTCAAACAGCATCGGCGGCGTCATCTTCTTCCACGAGACGCTCTACCAGAAATCTGATGGCGGCAAACTGTTCCCCAAGGTCATCAAGGACCAAGGCATTGTGGTCGGCATCAAG GTGGACAAAGGCACAGCTGCTCTGAATGGAACGGACGCGGAGACAACCACACAAG GTCTTGATGGCCTCTCTGAGCGCTGCGCCCAGTACAAGAAGGATGGCTGCGACTTTGCCAAGTGGCGATGCGTGCTCAAAATCTCCGACGGCTGCCCGTCGCCCCTGTCCATCAGCGAGAACGCCAACGTCCTCGCCAGATACGCCAGCATCTGCCAACAG AACGGCCTGGTGCCCATCGTGGAGCCAGAAATCCTGCCCGACGGAGACCACGACCTGAAGCGGTGCCAGTACGTCACAGAGAAG GTTCTGGCTGCCGTCTACAAGGCCCTGTCCGACCACCACGTGTACCTGGAGGGCACCCTGCTGAAGCCCAACATGGTCACCGCCGGACACTCCTGCCCGACGAGGTTTACCCCGCAGCaggtcgccatggcgacggtGACCGCCCTGAGGCGCACCGTCCCCGCCGCCGTTCCCG GCATCTGCTTCCTCTCCGGCGgtcagagcgaggaggaggcctcCGTCAACCTGAACGCCATCAATCAGGTGCCGCTCCATCGCCCGTGGAAGCTGACCTTCTCCTACGGCCGCGCACTCCAGGCCTCCGCTCTGGCCGCCTGGCAGGGCAAAGCCGCCAACAAGAAGGCTGCGCAGGACGCGTTCTTCTCCAGAGCCAAG ATCAATGGCCTGGCCTCCAAAGGGGAGTACAAGCCCTCTGGCTCCGCGGATCAGGCCTCCACACAGTCTCTGTACACTGCCAGCTACGTCTATTAA
- the LOC114863984 gene encoding E3 ubiquitin-protein ligase BRE1A-like has product MSGQKRPADPCGSSSSGVPPEKRRERDGEDGGAGVSAAASGSTAVETVIKLGGVSNSEEQDIKALQAKNRKLGEALDQRQVIEDELRERIERLETRQATDDASLLILNRYWNQFDENVRLIIRHYDQASSEPEKSPSAEGRSLKPETPEPDGDSNQERAKDRGHQGETANSFLATLASSSSEEMEAELQERVESSLKQASRVVEIYECLKNTVDQLKAEPDSGAEGSRWQAASKLNSLLTSENERLQQLTEDLKQKHSHMTSESRALGRAVNKADQRISELQVLIEELQWDMEKIRRRENRLNTHLSDILERVTSKGYKVCGEASSVCGTITINKRKFEEMNSELEENRELAENRHVELQKLQQDLQNVEQENNNMKAELLSRAEGLVKETAEYRCLQSQFSVLYNESLILKAQLDETRARLNTTRTARLRQLEHMENDEVALQRKVRTEVFQLEDTLAQVRKEYEMLRIEFEQTLAANEQAGPINREMRHLISTLQTHNQQMKGEVVKYKLRLREAQSELNQLRASKGNAILQSQSSTEMDVKDETTSPSIPPISGEPAVKTDPDNGSSTPNSSGISVKIEQGAEPEATVKEDDKEEKKEKEEKKEKDTIKKEEKDRERDRERERPTRMSGSSSSSMIKEEKDKPGSSSQPEDLPGERLAMVGGSKRKEMEQLKIVRAELKKAQESQREMKLLLDMYRSAPKEQRDKVQLMAAEKKAKSEGEELRQRLRELEERERREGKKMADEEALRKIRSVEEQIDILNKKLSIAKQEEDALLSEMDVTGQAFEDMQEQNIRLMQQLREKDDANFKLMSERIKSNQIHKLLKEEKEELADQLLTLKTQVDAQLQVVRKLEEKERLLQGTISTAERELALRTQALDMNKRKAQESALLSEEVRTQLEQVQQRLSLVREEVVENSISREKESFNARRAQEDISKLRIKIEKAKKPAEKISNGDDILNEEINDYKARLTCPCCNSRVKDAVLTKCFHVFCFECVKTRYDTRQRKCPKCNAAFGANDFHRIYIG; this is encoded by the exons ATGTCGGGACAGAAGCGTCCTGCAGACCCCTGCGGTTCCTCGTCCTCCGGTGTGCCTCCAGAGAAGCGGAGGGAGAGGGACGGAGAGGACGGGGGCGCCGGTGTCAGCGCAGCTGCCAGCGGGAGCACCGCGGTGGAAACTGTCATCAAGCTAGGCGGGGTGTCCAACTCG GAGGAACAAGACATCAAAGCTCTACAGGCTAAGAACCGAAAGTTGGGAGAAGCCCTTGACCAAAGACAG gtgATTGAAGATGAGCTGCGGGAGCGAATTGAGAGACTGGAGACCCGTCAGGCCACAGATGATGCCAGTCTGCTGATTCTAAATAGATACTGGAACCAG TTTGATGAAAATGTTCGATTGATAATAAGGCATTATGACCAAGCGAGCAGTGAACCTGAGAAGTCCCCATCAGCTGAGGGACGTAGCCTGAAACCTGAAACCCCAGAACCTGATGGGGACTCCAACCAGGAGAGGGCCAAGGACAGGG GCCACCAAGGGGAGACAGCCAACTCTTTTCTGGCTACACTGGCGAGTAGTAGCAGTGAAGAGATGGAGGCTGAACTTCAGGAGAGAGTGGAGTCCAGCCTTAAACAGGCCAGTCGGGTGGTGGAGATCTATGAGTGTCTGAAAAACACTGTAGATCAGCTGAAGGCAGAACCGGATTCCGGAGCTG AGGGCAGTCGATGGCAGGCAGCCTCCAAACTAAACTCCCTTTTGACCAGTGAAAATGAAAGGCTACAACAGTTGACTGAGGATCTAAAGCAGAAGCACAGTCACATGACCAGCGAG TCCCGGGCTCTGGGTCGTGCAGTGAACAAAGCAGACCAGCGTATCAGTGAGCTACAAGTTCTGATTGAGGAACTCCAGTGGGACATGGAGAAGATTCGACGTAGAGAAAATCGACTCAATACACACCTGAGTGACATACTGGAGAGG GTAACCAGCAAAGGCTATAAGGTCTGTGGGGAGGCCAGCAGTGTCTGTGGAACCATTACTATTAACAAACGAAAG TTTGAGGAAATGAACAGCGAGTTGGAGGAGAACCGGGAACTGGCAGAAAACCGCCATGTGGAGCTGCAGAAGCTTCAACAGGATCTGCAGAATGTTGAGCAAGAGAATAACAACATGAAA GCAGAGCTGCTAAGCCGAGCGGAAGGCCTGGTGAAAGAAACTGCAGAATATCGTTGTCTGCAGTCACAGTTTTCTGTGCTCTACAACGAGTCCCTAATCCTCAAGGCTCAATTGGATGAGACGCGTGCTCGCCTTAACACTACAAGAACAGCAAGGCTTCGACAGCTGGAGCACATGGAG AATGATGAAGTGGCTCTGCAGAGAAAGGTTCGTACAGAAGTGTTTCAGTTGGAGGACACGTTGGCTCAGGTCAGGAAGGAGTATGAGATGCTGCGCATTGAATTTGAACAGACTCTAGCTGCCAATGAACAAGCAG GTCCAATTAACAGGGAGATGCGTCATTTAATTAgcactctgcaaacacacaatcaacAGATGAAGGGAGAGGTGGTGAAATACAAGTTGAGACTGAGAGAGGCCCAGTCTGAACTCAACCAG CTCCGAGCTTCAAAGGGCAATGCCATCCTCCAATCCCAGTCAAGCACAGAGATGGATGTGAAGGATGAGACAACTTCGCCCTCCATTCCTCCCATTTCTGGAGAACCTGCGGTTAAGACGGATCCTGATAATGGCTCCTCAACACCCAACAGCAGTG GCATCTCTGTGAAAATAGAGCaaggagcagaaccagaggcaACAGTGAAGGAGGATgacaaagaagagaagaaagagaaggaagaaaagaaagagaaagacactataaagaaagaggagaaagatagagagcgagacagagagagagaacggcCGACACGCAtgagtggaagcagcagcagcagcatgataaAGGAAGAAAAGGACAAGCCTGGAAGTAGCAGTCAACCTGAGGACTTACCTGGAGAGCGCCTAGCTATGGTTGGAGGGTCCAAGAGGAAGGAGATGGAGCAGCTTAAGATCGTCCGAGCAGAACTCAA GAAAGCACAGGAGTCTCAGAGAGAAATGAAGTTGCTGTTGGACATGTACCGGTCTGCACCCAAAGAGCAAAGAGACAAAGTTCAGCTCATGGCTGCAGAGAAGAAGGCAAAGTCTGAG GGAGAAGAGCTGCGACAAAGGTTGAGGGAgctggaagagagggagagaagggagggCAAGAAAATGGCAGATGAAGAAGCACTGAGGAAGATCcggtctgtggaggagcagatcGACATCCTCAACAAGAAACTGTCTATAGCCAAACAG gaggaggacgcgctgCTGAGCGAGATGGACGTGACTGGTCAGGCCTTCGAGGACATGCAGGAACAAAACATTCGCCttatgcagcagctcagagaaaaAGATGATGCCAACTTCAAGTTGATGAGCGAGCGGATCAAGTCCAACCAGATCCACAAGTTGttaaaagaagagaaggaggagctggccgACCAACTGCTCACGTTAAAAACTCAG GTCGATGCccagctgcaggtggtgagGAAGCTCGAGGAGAAGGAGCGCCTCCTTCAGGGGACCATCAGCACTGCAGAGAGGGAGCTGGCTCTTCGAACACAAGCTTTGGACATGAACAAACGCAAG GCTCAGGAGTCGGCGCTGTTGTCGGAGGAGGTACGAACTCAGCTGGAGCAGGTTCAGCAGAGACTCAGTCTGGTCAGAGAAGAGGTGGTGGAGAACAGCATCTCCAGGGAGAAAGAGTCCTTTAATGCCAGACGAGCACAG gAGGACATTTCTAAACTGAGGATAAAGATTGAGAAGGCCAAGAAACCTGCAGAGAAAATCAGCAATGGAGACGACATCctaaatgaagaaataaacGATTATAAG GCACGTCTAACATGTCCTTGCTGCAACTCTCGGGTGAAGGATGCGGTGCTGACGAAGTGCTTCCACGTTTTCTGCTTCGAGTGTGTGAAGACGCGCTACGACACACGCCAGAGGAAGTGTCCCAAATGCAACGCCGCCTTCGGGGCCAACGACTTCCATCGCATTTACATCGGCTGA